In one Chitinophaga sancti genomic region, the following are encoded:
- a CDS encoding DUF6046 domain-containing protein → MALDIDISSIFASTFGYTPKNFKVPNQPANNRRGTSYYGNASYNTSYFMAVKIGTLELYNPVISISSKKTIVQTPLVYRSGSVKELVSKDDFKINIKGIIIRDDNIFPDNEISELVDLYNRNAALPIYCALTSLVFSEGETVVITDLSFPATPGTQNIQAYEMNLISDLKFILNKA, encoded by the coding sequence ATGGCATTAGATATCGATATCAGCAGCATCTTTGCAAGTACCTTTGGCTATACCCCTAAGAATTTTAAAGTACCGAATCAGCCTGCTAATAATAGAAGAGGAACGAGTTACTACGGCAATGCGTCCTATAACACCTCCTATTTCATGGCGGTAAAAATAGGAACACTGGAACTGTATAACCCCGTCATCAGTATCTCCAGCAAAAAGACCATTGTACAAACACCCCTGGTGTACCGCTCTGGTAGCGTAAAAGAGCTGGTCAGCAAAGACGATTTCAAAATAAATATTAAAGGCATCATCATCCGGGATGACAACATTTTTCCTGATAATGAGATCAGCGAACTTGTAGATCTGTATAACCGCAATGCAGCCCTGCCTATTTATTGTGCATTGACCTCTCTTGTCTTTAGCGAAGGCGAAACTGTAGTGATCACCGATCTTTCTTTTCCTGCTACACCAGGTACACAGAATATCCAGGCTTATGAAATGAACCTCATCAGCGATTTAAAATTCATACTAAACAAAGCATAG
- a CDS encoding tape measure protein: MADLKTITSDTYKDLLKAADAAFSKIDNWVQNTINQNNLYVGSNKILKGSLQQIDDELEKINKKQKETKGFKEFVTIEKRKIEIEEQRKKTQDLADFAARKGWAENFRKVFDSGLDKVIEGGPDLLRLGMAAETAQLSFKQLTGSSSTAAGILKDIHQMAATSLFDNDKLQENAASLLESGVAANKLMPTLSMLEDVSGGNQTKMDSLSKAFGDMQQAGHLTAESLKEMNDAGFKPLEMMAANSGQTMEQLKASMEAGGISTDSVVAALQAATSQGGAFFGVMKEQSETAAGQWHGLQEKMSEAGATVGNALMPTVSNFVENTLKPMVDWLGQAAGWISRNAELVGFLVTVIGGVVLGYKAWTLAAELLGPAMASSGIGAIFVAVGLLIGAVVYAWNTFGWFRGAIMAAWEVLKGFAGMIWDIAIAPIKSLISGISNIGQAVMYLFSGDWDKAWQSGKEAIKDLSGYNTAKTVINDMKEMGGKAADAFNAEVNKKKGQAQGPGMTTPPVPGQGNFGGFGSGNGGGAGANGDWLPQTATGGKSKGRGASGTWNRGVPFGGTNALDGVGTSASWTPDNTRKKMSLDTAKDTATGITNGGARTVNITLQKLVETINITTNTLAESITDMEQQVTDALLHVLKTA; the protein is encoded by the coding sequence ATGGCAGACCTTAAAACAATTACTTCCGATACCTATAAAGACTTACTGAAGGCAGCCGATGCTGCTTTCAGTAAGATCGATAACTGGGTACAGAATACCATCAATCAAAATAACCTGTATGTAGGATCCAATAAGATCCTTAAAGGCTCACTCCAGCAGATCGATGATGAATTAGAAAAGATCAATAAAAAACAAAAAGAAACAAAAGGCTTCAAGGAGTTTGTGACCATCGAAAAGCGAAAGATCGAGATCGAAGAGCAGCGAAAGAAAACACAGGACCTGGCTGACTTTGCCGCCCGGAAAGGCTGGGCCGAAAATTTCAGGAAGGTTTTCGATAGTGGCCTGGACAAAGTCATAGAAGGCGGCCCGGACCTGCTCAGGCTGGGTATGGCGGCGGAAACGGCACAACTTAGTTTCAAACAACTAACCGGTTCTTCCTCCACAGCCGCAGGCATCCTGAAAGACATTCACCAGATGGCGGCCACCTCTCTTTTCGATAATGACAAGCTGCAGGAAAACGCCGCCTCCCTGCTCGAAAGTGGTGTAGCTGCCAATAAACTCATGCCTACTCTAAGTATGCTGGAAGATGTGAGTGGAGGTAATCAAACGAAAATGGATTCCCTCTCCAAAGCTTTTGGCGATATGCAACAGGCAGGGCATCTTACCGCTGAATCATTGAAAGAGATGAACGATGCGGGGTTTAAACCACTTGAAATGATGGCCGCCAATAGCGGGCAAACCATGGAACAATTAAAAGCATCCATGGAAGCAGGAGGCATCTCGACAGATAGTGTGGTAGCTGCCTTACAGGCAGCAACTTCGCAGGGTGGAGCATTCTTTGGTGTGATGAAAGAACAAAGTGAAACCGCCGCCGGACAATGGCACGGCCTACAGGAGAAAATGAGTGAGGCGGGTGCAACCGTTGGAAATGCGCTGATGCCTACGGTGAGCAATTTCGTGGAGAATACACTAAAGCCGATGGTTGACTGGCTCGGTCAGGCAGCTGGCTGGATTTCCCGGAATGCTGAACTGGTAGGTTTTCTCGTCACAGTGATCGGAGGTGTAGTACTGGGTTATAAAGCCTGGACATTGGCCGCAGAACTACTCGGGCCTGCAATGGCCAGCAGTGGCATCGGTGCTATTTTCGTTGCAGTCGGTTTGCTGATAGGCGCGGTCGTGTATGCATGGAATACTTTCGGCTGGTTCAGGGGCGCGATTATGGCTGCCTGGGAAGTACTCAAAGGCTTTGCCGGGATGATCTGGGATATCGCCATTGCCCCTATCAAGTCGCTGATCTCCGGTATCAGCAATATCGGCCAGGCAGTGATGTACCTCTTCAGTGGTGACTGGGATAAAGCATGGCAATCAGGTAAAGAGGCGATCAAAGATCTCTCTGGTTATAATACCGCCAAAACCGTCATCAATGACATGAAGGAAATGGGCGGCAAAGCCGCCGATGCCTTTAATGCAGAGGTGAACAAAAAGAAAGGCCAGGCACAAGGCCCGGGTATGACCACACCTCCTGTTCCTGGCCAGGGAAATTTTGGTGGATTCGGTAGCGGAAATGGCGGTGGAGCAGGCGCAAACGGTGACTGGTTACCACAAACCGCAACTGGGGGCAAAAGCAAAGGCCGTGGCGCATCCGGTACCTGGAACAGGGGCGTGCCTTTTGGTGGTACCAACGCTTTGGATGGAGTTGGCACCTCCGCTTCCTGGACCCCTGATAATACCCGCAAAAAGATGTCGCTCGACACTGCTAAAGATACCGCAACAGGCATCACTAACGGCGGTGCACGCACGGTAAATATTACCCTGCAGAAATTAGTCGAAACAATCAATATCACCACCAATACACTCGCCGAAAGTATCACCGACATGGAACAGCAAGTGACAGATGCATTACTGCATGTATTAAAAACAGCATAA
- a CDS encoding LamG domain-containing protein produces MNIELKKVKWADGNAPSTPQTLRLSFRRQDAPDVSDSYTLVTDSLFVLANGTIINPPLIKGLENAMPYVLRLQNNDIIGGQVDILYTTPSELAFAQVTARFTPNARIDYVNEGINLLSGMMPSFGKAFFTLENDFIDRFATYSISPGAAPAFKKYQGYLGLYVNAASGSLTTSISQPNLIGYNGAAYYSMGVNFYISTADLGTSGVWPLLSCVDASGNGVMVYVDNATKKVVWQQKNPTARETLTSTTLIVPDSWNNVLIGSAPAPIGNNVLYHLILNGSNNNTGSIGTSSNFSTPNANEMLTVGGNPYPSGFSGKGTFRNLYVTAALSSTGDNSGYTTLLPPTGYLQQVSNPANIITIPHENMISVSSTKISFTIPQSVAAGNYNFYVKYNRNTSTTPVVNISVDAVTKQTSPFDFNFALSDDTLNMTDAFQVAHYAINENLDGGPDGGVVPKNVYFRDGMLVLEAHGDLYDGLVQGVDKDRMPKKHTEPGDPLIGEYWKTRVGAAVATRSYCGYGRFIVEAKLPKQFGVSPFFRLYNRATAFLQDPYYDQVIASGLHQRSDGANGYYTIVKNEFSMELPANNSVWVFNSLSEMVSVNYVYPYAGMKVIVNAGDNNDGTWQLNTPAAPNQLSSWTKFSDEKQLVNQPRRDQVKLKNSKGPLGNGAGFNWLPNPVEEEYLEMRASAGKDIWDDAFHEFRMDWYANRVEYYIDGVLIQTNPFVVPDIAGRFSFGLSFPSSQFEDSSWLLDPQLLTAGVAAWHHQTMTVRRVAFTPFTDAVAGGTNRLIGETKPYDGMYKFPFIYG; encoded by the coding sequence ATGAATATTGAGCTAAAAAAAGTGAAGTGGGCTGATGGTAATGCACCATCTACCCCACAAACACTCCGCCTGAGCTTTCGCAGGCAGGATGCTCCGGATGTATCCGATAGTTATACACTGGTTACAGACAGCCTGTTTGTACTGGCAAATGGAACAATCATAAATCCACCGCTCATCAAGGGTCTGGAAAATGCAATGCCCTATGTATTAAGATTGCAGAATAACGATATAATTGGCGGGCAGGTGGATATATTATATACCACTCCCAGCGAACTGGCATTCGCTCAGGTAACCGCACGTTTTACACCTAATGCAAGGATCGACTATGTCAATGAAGGTATTAATTTGTTGTCCGGTATGATGCCTTCCTTTGGTAAAGCATTTTTTACACTGGAAAATGATTTCATAGACCGGTTTGCTACCTACAGTATATCTCCTGGAGCTGCTCCTGCTTTTAAGAAATATCAGGGTTATTTAGGATTGTATGTAAACGCTGCGTCAGGGTCGTTAACTACAAGTATCTCTCAACCCAATTTAATTGGTTACAATGGTGCTGCTTATTACTCAATGGGTGTTAATTTTTATATAAGCACTGCAGACCTTGGAACAAGCGGCGTATGGCCACTTTTATCTTGTGTAGATGCTAGTGGTAATGGTGTGATGGTCTATGTTGATAACGCAACGAAAAAGGTCGTTTGGCAGCAAAAAAATCCAACTGCAAGAGAAACGCTTACCTCGACTACGCTGATCGTTCCCGATAGCTGGAACAATGTGTTGATTGGAAGTGCCCCTGCACCAATTGGTAATAACGTTCTTTATCATTTGATCCTGAATGGTTCTAATAATAATACCGGCTCTATAGGCACCAGCTCAAACTTTAGCACACCAAATGCTAATGAGATGCTCACAGTAGGAGGAAATCCTTATCCATCCGGGTTTAGTGGTAAAGGTACGTTCAGGAATTTATATGTTACGGCAGCGCTATCTTCGACTGGAGACAATTCCGGCTACACCACGCTGCTTCCTCCGACGGGCTATTTACAGCAGGTGAGTAACCCTGCCAATATTATTACCATTCCTCATGAAAACATGATTTCAGTCAGCAGTACTAAAATTAGTTTTACAATCCCTCAGAGTGTAGCAGCAGGTAATTATAATTTTTATGTAAAGTATAACCGTAATACAAGTACTACACCGGTAGTCAATATTTCAGTAGATGCAGTTACAAAGCAGACATCTCCATTTGATTTTAACTTTGCATTGTCTGACGATACCTTAAATATGACAGATGCATTCCAGGTGGCTCATTATGCGATCAACGAAAATCTTGATGGTGGGCCAGATGGTGGAGTAGTACCTAAAAATGTCTACTTCAGGGATGGGATGCTGGTACTGGAAGCACATGGTGACTTATATGATGGTTTGGTGCAGGGTGTTGATAAAGATAGAATGCCTAAGAAACATACCGAACCGGGTGACCCATTGATAGGAGAGTATTGGAAAACGCGTGTAGGCGCAGCAGTAGCTACCAGAAGTTATTGCGGATATGGCCGGTTCATCGTAGAAGCAAAATTGCCAAAGCAATTTGGTGTATCCCCTTTTTTCAGGTTATATAATCGTGCAACCGCTTTTCTTCAGGATCCATATTATGATCAGGTTATTGCCAGTGGCTTACACCAGCGGAGTGATGGTGCAAACGGGTACTATACGATTGTAAAAAATGAATTTAGTATGGAGCTTCCTGCCAATAATTCAGTGTGGGTCTTTAACTCATTGAGCGAAATGGTATCCGTTAATTATGTGTATCCTTATGCCGGTATGAAAGTAATTGTAAATGCAGGAGATAACAATGATGGTACCTGGCAACTCAATACACCTGCTGCACCTAATCAGCTCTCCAGCTGGACAAAGTTTAGCGATGAGAAACAGTTAGTGAATCAACCCCGCAGAGATCAGGTGAAACTAAAGAATTCTAAAGGACCATTGGGTAATGGGGCCGGTTTTAACTGGCTACCGAATCCTGTTGAAGAAGAATACCTGGAAATGCGTGCATCTGCTGGAAAGGATATCTGGGATGATGCATTCCATGAATTCAGAATGGACTGGTATGCGAACAGAGTGGAATACTATATTGACGGTGTCCTGATTCAGACGAATCCATTCGTTGTTCCTGACATTGCCGGCAGATTTTCTTTTGGCCTGTCATTCCCTTCTTCCCAGTTTGAAGACAGCTCATGGTTGCTGGATCCCCAACTCCTGACAGCAGGCGTTGCCGCATGGCATCATCAGACTATGACAGTAAGAAGAGTAGCATTCACGCCATTTACAGATGCAGTGGCTGGTGGTACAAACCGCTTGATTGGAGAAACCAAACCTTATGATGGAATGTATAAATTCCCGTTTATTTATGGTTGA